From Malus sylvestris chromosome 1, drMalSylv7.2, whole genome shotgun sequence:
cGTTAGCGGCAGATTTCTATTCTTGCTATAGCCTCAAATTGTGGTTTTAATGTATAGTGCATGCTATCTCTAAATGCGTAGTATGGTATGGACTGTTTTGGACTGACCCTTGGGTATTGCTTTTCCGATGCTCATTTTTCAAGATAAAGTGATAGAGATGATGGGGAAGATTAGTCTTATAAGAAGAGTATACGTATATAATCATGTATAGAGATGCTCGCACCTTAAGAAAGCATGTGGTTCTCCAAATGACCAAGAAACAAGTAGAGCTGTTGCAACATATTGTTCAAAGCAGATTTGCATGTCCTAGTAAAAGAATTTAATGATAGCTGTCTGGCCTGTTTGTAAAGAAGGTCCAAGTCGCGGCTTATTAGATACGATACAGATGTTACGATTAAACTCATCGTGGGTCACTACAAGACATAATATGTCATTGTGGTGCAAATACATTAGATTGATTGATTGTTCTGTGCAGGAAGGTCCAGAAAGTTGGTGACCTGATGACGGAGAGCCAGTGACGGCTCATGATGTTCATATCAATCTATTATGTGCCTGTGCATAAAACTTTGGTTCGATTTGAGCAAGCAATCCATTAAATTTGAATAATTAACAATACATATCATTAAGATGTTGAAGAAGATTATATGGTATTGGACATGAAAAAGCATAGaaataatgaagtttttgttcgAACATCATAAGAACAGAACTGCTGTTGACTTGAATGGTGCTGAGAAAAAGTAGTTGCTTCTTCTTTGAGCAATGGCCAAGAAGTTTTCCATTTTACTTATATGTTTATTGAGGACAAATGAAACATAGTGATTTTGAATGCTTAAGATCTTATAATTTCAACTGTTGGAATTCTGGTGATAGTGATACTGatcatggaagaaaatgccgataatatcggcgaaatatcgccgatattatcggtttttcgggGGATGGATATTTTAAGTGGTATCCGAATGGTTTTTGgccaaatatcgcgataatatcgataatatcgcgatattttggaaatatcgcGAAATTTTTTTGAGTTTGGTGCAATCGGACTCCGAGCCGACGTCGGAGAAGAACACCGGAGATCTAGCGGCCTATTCCCaagccgatttcgtcccaaaaaccttgcaaaaacacgatttttaacatcaatttcacatataaacttCAGATTTCACGCATGCAAGAGGTAATAAACAATTCAACATATGTGATgtcggtttagggtttagggtttcaatgGAATCTCACCTGACAAAGACGAAGACGAACCAGATGACTGAGCCAACTCCTTGTTCAGCGGCGCACCGCCACAGACGACTGAGCCAACTCCGACTTCGCCAGAGCCACGATCAACGgcgaagggagaagagagatcggagaatggagaagagagatcgagagatctctgtgtgtgtgtgtgtgtgtttgggagaagagagatcagaGATCTCTCTTTGTATGTGGGtgtttgggagaagagagatcggagaatggagaagagagatcgagagatctctgtgtgtgtgtgtgtgtttgggagaagagagatcggagatctCTCTTTGTATGTGGGTGTTTGGGAGAAGGCAACCCAGATCGATGATctctgtgtgtatgtgtgtgttggATCGGATGTCAACCTGTGGAGATctctgtgtgagtgtgtgtgtgggagaagagaagggagaagagagatcgagaaggatcgagagagagagagactgaggtcgTGTCTGCGTGCGAGCGTTGTGTGCGTGCGTTGTgtcatttgtgtgtgtgtgtgtgtgtgggttccTCTTGTCAGGAGGACACATGCCTCACTCAATATTCCCGACAAGTTATACAATTATTTGGACAATTTCATGCAGCTTTTACAATTATAATTTGTATTCTTTTCAGACCATGGATGGTGgtcatttgtgtgtgtgtgtgtgtgtgtaggttCCTCCTGTCAGGAGGACACATGACTCACTCAATATTCCCGACAAGTTTTACAATTATTTGGACAATTTCAGATCAGTTTTACCATTATAATTTGTATTCTTTTCAAACCATGGatggtggtttcattcaaaaccgtgtgccgatattgttttaaaaggtggagtatcagagccattgtgatattctttcaaagTTGCCATTGTGAAAAAATTtcaagaggtggagtatcagaggaGCCTTTtcgattattttatttcccttacccctttcaaagtcattccagatccagagcttaaacacaaagggtttcatatttaaagtaagtttacaaacttatatttatattcttataatttatacaacaacaaaaaaatttgtgtgaactcgtatgttaattttttaagtaattaatacttgcatgttagtttttgtaagtaattaagtaatgttaacaattacatgttaatttttttaagtaattaatacttgcatgttagtttttgtaagtaattaagtaatgttaacaattacatgttaatttttttaagtaattaatacttgcatgttagtttttgtaagtaattaagtaatgttaacaattacatgttaattttttttaagtaattaatacttgcatgttagtttttgtaagtaattaagtaatgttaatacttgcatgttagtttttgtaagtaattaagtaatgttaacaattgcatgttaatttttttaagtaattaatacttgcatgttagtttttgtaagtaattaagtaatgttaacaattgcatgttaatttttttaagtaattaatacttgcatgttagtttttgtaagtaattaagtaatgttaacaattacatgttaattttttttaagtaattaagtaatgttgtataattattccctaggataattttaatatggttaatgttatttattattttatttcccttaccattttcaaagccattccagatccattccaaagcttgaacacaaagggttccatatttaaggtaagtttacaaacttatatttatattattgtaatttatacaacaacaaataaatttgtgtggactcgtatgttaatttttttaagtaattaatacttgcatgttaatttttgtaagtagttaagtaatgttaacaattacatgttaatttttttaagtaattaagtaatgttgtataattattccctaggataattttaatatgtttaatgttatttattattttattaatattaggttttattatcaaataggattattattcattaatattaggtttttttattatcaaattggattattattcattaaattagattattatcaaattggattattattcattaaattggattattcattaaattggcttattatcaaattggactattcattaaagcccaCTCAATGTAGTCTCCAAACTTGAGTTTGTTGAACTTAGACCTTAGGCCCAAATCTCAAACATAACCAcacttgggttgggttgggttgaacCAAAAGGTCCAAAActtaggcaaaaaaaaaaaaaaaaaaaaatagatgggTATTCTCAAATATCCTCCAAAATTGTCTCACTTGGTGTCTGActttttattcattaatattaggtttttttttattatcaaattggattattcattaaattggattattattaaagtggattattattaaattggattattatcaaaaaggaatattattcatcactatgttttatattaggattattttcatgaaacataattatcatcatttatagtaggattatttatattaggattattatcaaaaaggaatattattcatcatttatattaggattatttttttatcaaattggattattattcattaatattaggttttattattccatattatttttttaattacttaaatttttacaatcattttctttacttcatatttaattcttctatagaataactttattatttaggttctcttatataaccgtcatcactactatattttttggccaaaaaatatttgtctaattttcatgaaaaataaatgtagGTACTTATACGATGTCCAGTGGAgctactaaacgtgatccagcttgggaacatggatacccaatagacggaaacaaacatggcacaatttgcaaatattgtggtcgggtaatgaagagtggcggagtgacacgacttaagtactatcttagtggattagatccagcaaaaaatgtccaacgatgcgataatgtcccccctgaagtgaaggcattcatcagcacattattaaaaaataaaaaacagcagaaggaaaagatgacacagggaatggaaaatattcgagttgggctacggggagaagtctatggccaagagcttgacagtgatgatgatgacaatgaggacgaatgtgatgatgatgacaatgaggacgaatgtgatgatgacatgggacctgaagaacgacgcagtttgaaacaagcattacgtgcctccaaacagtcagcatgggaaagagaacacctgcataaaattcctaatagaggacaaggttccgggacaagtggtggtgcacaaatgagacggggaggcagtcttagagaatcacaaccaacactaccaatagccccaagtttatataagtcatccaaagcacgtcaaaagagtgtttggagttatttcactagaggtaatgtgaaggagggaatggggcgtctaattagcaagttctttatctattaAAATATCCCTGCTGCaaaggcatcatcacatcatttcaaaaatatggtagtgggatgtcaacaggccaatgttggagtacaacctcccactccctatgagataagaaacaaatatttggatatggagtataaagacattggcaaggatgttaacaagttgaggtcaaagtgggaaactaatggttgcacaatcatgtgtgacggatggaccggcccgaccagattgtctatcatcaacttcatggtatactccaagggaaagacaatttttttttaagtctgttgatgcttcagaccatataaagaattacaagtatatttacaaattattgagggatgtaatcatggaggtgggagagcataatgttgtccaagtcgtgaccgacaacggttctgcatttgtcaaagctggaaaaaagttaatgaagcatcataatgtgttttggacatcatgtgcagcacattgtattgatctcatgtttgaggcaatggggaagagagagaatgttgctactgtggtcaaaagagctagaacgatcacaaattatatttacaatcacggttggttgttggcaaagatgcgtgaattttacaaaggagaaattattcgtccagctaccactcgattcgccaccaactatattgcattagacagcatactcaagaagaaagcagggttgaagcaactattcactagtgacgattgggccaaccacaatttgagccgctcaaatacaggtcgtatggtggaaagtatagtgcttgatcatgctttttggactcaatcagaacatgtgtgccaagtgtttgaacctctttacaaagttttacggatcgttgacacagaggtgtatcctactatgggggcagtatatgagttgatgcgtgtagtgaaggatgaattggaaagaaaacatggtgcaaggtgggtcataaagataattgaagactgatggtataaaacattataccacgatttgcatgcagcaggtataaattatgtcataattttgcAATTcgtttctttagttgcataagtattatttctcttattagagtatgtgtttctttgaacagcatattatttgaatccccgataccaatacagacccggtgttggagatgatggtaaccttatacgtgctgtacataatgtatactctaaattagaccttgcatcaccagcagttggccaatttggaaatgaggtagacaattacttaaattatactaattactttgttggattaaactaacacgatttattgaattcagctaacatggtttaaagatgcaagaagaacttttgaagaaccaacatcagttgctgctcgaacaaatatgtctcctagtgagtataaacatatttcactataagtttataatagaatttgttggagttattaggcttatcaacattgtttttcattgtagctgaatggtggatcatgtatgggaccgatgcaccaactgtgagaaagttagcaatcaaagtattatcacaaacagcttcctcatctgcttgtgaaaaaaattggagcacatttgcactcatacacacaaagcaaagaaataagttggctcatagtagcttggaaaaattagtttattgctactacaacatgaagcttcaaattcgagataaggaagcagaaatagatcatgtcgaccgtggggacccactagatgtgtttgatattgttggtgaagatgatgatacagagggtaaccaactttttcaatggattagacctcttcatctagatgatgatgaaggcaacacagctcccagagttgctgaagaagcacgtaatgaagggataaatgtagaaagagtattagaggaggaggtggggtctagcagcgctgactctttggacgaacttttgcgcccaagaccaagaaacactggaattccaccttcttccaatcctacacaaccacaacatcgcgctgatactaatgatagctctagtacaagatcaggagactcacttACCACctgaggtgggaatgatgaaggacatagtggagctggaggtagtggtggtggatatggaaactattatggaccactacctcccggatatatgagccccttcactggtgaggcaaacttcacgcatgcaacacaggatgatgaccatggcagtaggcgggcaggaccaggaattggtgccatagggaaggactatactcgcagagaaagaggcaaggggattttgtcaagtcaagaagatgactcattatctagaacttcagactctgttggattgggaagtagtaactatgatTATACTCATGAGTCATAaacaaccatttccctacccttcatatcccattcctgttgggatggaatcgagcgactcatggaaacaatcccagactcaatcttcaaatgatttttcttatggacaacctcaaccaatctcggatccatatgggtggcatattaacaattacatgcaaaactattttggggatttatcatttgataactactcttcacaatacactcattctacacgtagagatgatgaagatagtgaacaatttgaacctcatagaaactctgtggtactaaagtgtaaaatattgtactaattcattatatatgaatgattatggtgtgtttagacttctttcattaattactacatattttctacactcacaatgtttgtcagctcgctatataatcaacttgataatgttaaatccatcatgcaatgcatttctttccaattttttgtgataaactaatagataattgactaaataaacatcctacaaagtttcaataaaaatttccaagtttttcttacaatttccgtggtttccatataatttttatcgatatcgatattttaccgatatttccatcgatatttccgtgttttcagattaccgatatttccgatattaccgatattttcttccttgatacTGATACATATTTTACAGTTTGTGTTCATTTCAATCTGTGACTTTCTCTTGTGATGCTTGTCCAGAGGATTCCTTTAGAGTTTAATGAGGAACAGGGTTCATGGTTTCTCAAGAGGAAATTGCCGGTAAGGATTTTTCTGAATAAAAAATTTGCTTATGTTTGGTCTTTCAGGTTCAGCATTGGTTTTCATAACATTCAAACTTTGAATGTTTCACTCATCGACCAGCTTATTAAAATGAACTTATGCTTTACAGGAAGGACGATatgaatataaatacattattgATGGTGGATGGACGCACAAGAACACGAGCCTTTCACCTCTCCCAACAAGGATGGCCATGTCAACAATTATGTTCATGTAAGGTTCAGCTTTGAGTCTT
This genomic window contains:
- the LOC126613814 gene encoding uncharacterized protein LOC126613814 — encoded protein: MVAQSCVTDGPARPDCLSSTSWYTPRERQFFFKSVDASDHIKNYKYIYKLLRDVIMEVGEHNVVQVVTDNGSAFVKAGKKLMKHHNVFWTSCAAHCIDLMFEAMGKRENVATVVKRARTITNYIYNHGWLLAKMREFYKGEIIRPATTRFATNYIALDSILKKKAGLKQLFTSDDWANHNLSRSNTGRMVESIVLDHAFWTQSEHVCQVFEPLYKVLRIVDTEVYPTMGAVYELMRVVKDELERKHGARWVIKIIED